Below is a window of Neofelis nebulosa isolate mNeoNeb1 chromosome 8, mNeoNeb1.pri, whole genome shotgun sequence DNA.
TTACCTTTGCAATATCTAGGTTTTGAAATAACACGTTCACCCCATTCTTTCAAATCTGATTGTTTTTGTTATAGCATTgtgaaaacataatttaattttttaaattaaaaatcataattcttGTATAAATATACAGCAAGCACAGATCAGTGATTTTATTTAACATCTTGATTAATGTGGGaatcagtaagaaataaaaaccagTTCAAAGGAGAGTCCAAAGAGAAGACACTTTTAAAGGCTATCTCTTAACATATACAAAACACAGTTGGTAGAGGAGATATCATTTGCTCCCCACCAGGAAAAATTcatctgcatttctctgataaagCATCAGTTGTCAGTAGTTTCCTACAACTTACAAAGttgttaaataagttaaaaactgagaaagataCAGACCCTCATGAAATAAGAAGACCCTGAAGTTATGCTAAAGAAAGCCTAATTTTCATTGAAAAGATACTCAGTAATCTTTTTCGGCCCATTTCAGAGTTTTTCACAATTTTTCCTGAGAGtacaagaagaaaagcagaatccTTAGACATTCAGGAGAATAGCACATAACTTTCTCTTCAGTCATAAAATAAGTCTCATATATTCCTCTTGTAGGTCACAATGCAAAAGACCAAATGCCTCAGCACTCACTGAGATTGCTAAAAGTagttaaagaaacagaaaacacaggaaTAATCAGAGAACAGCAAAATGACTAGAATACTCTTTTGTTAGGAACCATAAGGAAAGTTTCCTTCAGatttggactttttttcctttccaagttttcatttaaagtccagttagttaggggtgcctgggtggctcgtcggttaagtgtccgactttggctcaggtcatgatctcacagtctgtgggttccagccccgcatcgggctctgtgctgacagctcagagcctggagcctgcttccgattctgtgtctccctctctctctggccctcccctgctcatgttctgtctctctctgtcgcaaaaataaataaaaaaacattttttaaaaaattaaaaaaaaaataaagtccagttAGTTaaaacacagtgtaatattagtttcaggtgtacaaattagtgattatatatacaatagaatatttctCAGacatcgaaaagaatgaaatattgctatttgcaatgacatggatagaagtagagagtactatgctaagcgaaatcagagaaagacaaatcccataggATTTCAGATTTTGACTTTGATGCAATTTTCAACAGATTCACCAAGTATGGCATGATAAAGTTGACTTAATCATTGCTGAGTATGGATCTAAAGATATGCCTGAAGATATACCCAAGTGGACTTTTCTGAATGCTTTAcagaaaacagtaagagaaaattagcataaaactaaaaattaggTGTCAAACATGATCACTATAGGGTAAGGGAGATGGGGAAGGGTGGGAGATGGGACAGAGGAATGAGAGGAATAGCACTGTTCCCAGTTACAAATCTTGAGTTTTATCCTCCTTTTGTAAATTAGATCTTCGATTCTTGGTTAACTGATGTGCATTTTAACCTGGTCTCACCTATAAAAGTGTTGGTGGGGTAATCTTCCCTGCTGCACCTGTGGGACAGAAGTCTGAGCACAGTTCTTGCCAGCAGTAGAGAAACATGGTAGTTACCATTTAAGCCTGAATGTCAGGTTTGCTACATATTAGCTTTTTGACCCTGGACAAGTATCCTTATTAATTTCAGATTCCATATTCTTAAAATGGACAGAATAACCCTTACCTCTGGTTGGCAGGAatcaatgaaataatatatagaatGTACAGAAAGCCTTGGATCTGGAAAATAGTGAGCAATTAATACTTGCTAGCTAATGTTATTAGGATTCTTATTTTGCACATCAAATATTTCTAGTCAGGGTACAGGAATGGGTATGGTTGCCCAGATGGTTTACAGGAATAGATCACCAGCTGGAACTTAGTAAATGcttgataaagaaaataatttttgtatttactttttgtaagtgctttatatgtattaacttatttactCCTCTGAACCCAATGAAGTAAGACCTATTATCCtcgttttatagatgaaggaCTATGAAATTGAGTAACTTACCCAGGGTCATAGAGCTAATTGGGCTGCAGAAACATGATTCAATTCCAGACAGTGTAGCACTAGATTTTGTACTCTAACTACTATAGTAGGTGCCTCACATAGAAATAACTAtcattggagcgcctgggtggctcaggtcattatctcacggttcgtgagttggagccccgctctgttgggctctgtgctgacagcttagagcctggagcctgcctcagattctgtgcaccacacccctccccccacctctctctccaccccttccctgcttgtattgtgtctctgtctttcaaaaatgaataaacataaaaaaattcaaaaaaagaaatagctattatttttagtatatgtaaTAACAGAAAGGCATTTTAGGAGAGTTGAAATATAACTATAAATGCTTTTAGTCGTACTGTTTTTCCCCTGACGCATATGATGTGTACATGTATTGCCTCTCTAGATTGCATTAGGACTGATGGCAGAGAACCAAACCTTCCTATGGTCATAAACtgataaacaagaaaaaagttcTATGTGTGACATTGCTATTATTAATGAGAATCAAGCTTACAGTTCTTAGTCCTGAGTATAATTGAAACAAGACATGTAGATTTGACTGAACTCATTTTCAGTACTCACACTCTAAAGAATTATTTCAGTCATTCAACATTTCCATGATGGTTGGTACATATTGTGACATAGGCAGTACTGATGTTATAACATTCAACAACAAGTTTAGAAAACAATGAAGTATTCACTTCAACTCTGTCTTACATTCTAggtgataaatatatatgttgatTCTTTCACATCTTCCATATTCAACTTGATGGGATTGGAAATGAGATCTTTCcaatgttttatcatttctatGGCTAAtttgccttttcatcttttttgactCTCTGTGGAAAATTTTCACACAATACAAAATTGCAAGTTAACATATTAGTCCTAAGAGAGTAAAAATAACACTGAATCTCTTtatgtataattaaataaaaatggcagcaTATTCTGGAGAAAAAATATAGCTACTGCTATGGTGGAGAGAAAGATATGCCTACagtgatttccttttctgtattcagTCCCAAACATAGTTTGTAGCTTCAGTAAATCAGGTATACCTTCCATCCTGGGTTCCTTTATGATAAATTCAGATCTAACAATTTCATCCAAACATAGCCCACTTATATTGTAAAGATCTTTAGTTCTGGTTAACATCAACAAAAGCAGTAACAAAGTAAtggattaaacaaacaaaactatactTATATTTTCACTGCATTTTAATGCAGAATGAATTAATAGCTTtttcagaaaaaacattttaacgtACATGGGAATCACAATTAACTgccttttgaatattttatagtaaaatttatagatttcttttctAGTTGCAGTGTTGTGGCCAGTACAATTACACAGActggataaagaataaaaataaagaaaattcagaacAGGTGCCATGTTCTTGCACAAATTCTACATTAAGAAAGTGGTTTTGTGATGAGCCACTGAATGCAACTTACCTAGAGGTAAAGATAAGGCTTTCCAAGTGTTTACagtgcctttttttgttttgtttttgcaagtcAATTTAGAATGCTGAACAAAAGTTTTATATACAAACACTGTTATTTACAGTGATTAAGTTCTTAAGCTACTTTATGAAACTGAACTCataattaatgaataattattattttaactttctgagaGTATGTTATTTAAGTGCTCCTAGAACTTGAGATACCATCAACCTTTCTCCCCAACCCTCCTTACTGAATCCCTGCAGAAAGGGGAGGCACTTTTGGCCAATCTCTGGCATATAGGATTGGTAAGGTAGCTACAATACCAAAAGTAAGAAGGTATGAGCATCGGCAAAAACTGAAGTGAGGGGACCCCAGCAGTTAACAAGCGTTCAGATAAATGTAGTAGAAGCAAGAACAGGGTTTCGTCTGTTACTTACAGGTATGGGATACTGATCAACAAGATTTCCATCCCAAGaacttctaatattttatatagttCACACACTGATGTTATTCTAATTGTAagacacattttttatttacataattcatTCACAGATAAATAGAgcattatgggttttttttaagcttctccTATTTGGGAAATAATCATTTTCGGTCATAGTACATACCTTGCTGAATTACAGTAGTGTGCAGAAAATTAGAGCCCTTTCTAAACTTAATACATTTCTGATTTCAATTACATCACAACATCTTAGCAACTTAAAAAGTAGTAACAGAGATGTTCTGCTATGAGAGGAAGTTCTCTGGACTAAAAAGTCTAGCCCCCACTTAGACAATGACTTTTTAGAGTTTGTGAATTACTGTattatgtttcttcttctttgtgaTAGAATTCTATATAAGACCATTTTCCTCTCCCAAGTCAGTCtaaataacttttctttcattagggttgtgaaaataaaatcaacacaTGGTATAACGCTAATGCTTTAACACTAACTGGAATTAACTTCGGACTTTTGGCTTCAGAGGTAAGCTTTTGTTCATatgtttaaagataaaaaatagttGAGTATAAACCATACATAACAAACTGCAGAAAAACCAGCTGGAGTCCTAATCAGACAAATTATACAAAAGGAGTCAGGACCTTGAGACTATTCACATCTGAGAGAGGTATGGGTCCCAACTAGGGGGGCGATACCCTTAAATCAGCCAAGTTGGATGACCTGTTAATAAATGGTCATCCTGGAAGGTAGTGACTTCATTGccttgtgatatatatatatatatatatatatatagagagagagagagagagagagatatgaagtatttatatatgtataaaatatataataatatataataaacatattctatatatttattatgtgttgtataataaatatataaatatataataaatttatatattaaatatatattatataataaatataagtatatatatacttcacatatatgttttatatacatgttttatatatatgttatatatatatatatatatttatatatatatatataacatatatatatatatataaaatacttcatATCTCAACAGTGAGAGCCCACATTCGGCAGTCTTCAAGTTGGCAGACTCTGGAAATCTAGACCAATGTTTGACATTAGTAAATGTACTAGTTACTcatatactcattcattcattcattcagtcagtcagtcaatAAATTTGGAGGAGGGAGAACAtctactgtgtgtcaggtactgtATTAATGGTCAGAGATTCAATGGGAAGCAAAACAGACACATTCCATGACCTGCTGACCTGTAGGGTGCCAACTACAGATTTGAGACTCAGAAGCAGAACTTCATTCTCCAGTCTCAGTGCAGACTGATGAAAGCAGGTTAAGGCTATGGATTTAACAAAACTGTGAAGAATGAATGTATTATCACAGTGTAGACTAAAACACTGCAATGAATATATAATGCATGGTTTGTTCAGAATAGGATACCGCGTTTAATTTTATGCTGATCCAAAAAGGCATTGCCCGAGGTTCCATAAATTTTCTTCAACTGGTAACAACTATAGTCTCAGAATGgtgattaaaacatttttatatgcattaatgatgttctttcaaaatgtttattccCCATTGTGTTCATGCTTGGGTATTTAAGACAAGACTAAATGGGAGATAGTACCTGTGGTCCATTTTATCATCTACTCTTTGCACACCACCTTTAATGATTCTACACCAAAATGAAGCAGTTTTGTAGGACTGATGACACAGATGATGAACAAAAACCAGATCACAGTTCATCATGACACCTAGCCCAATGATAGCTCATGTAATTAAAATTGAAGTCTGTTCGTTAGTCCCTTCATAAATGAACTTGGTGACACCTGGGTTACTCTAGAAGACTCACTTTGCAGACTTCTTATTGGCAACCATATGTACCTTACTTCAAAACTTGGCCACTCTTTGATCCTTTCCCTATAAAACATGCATGTAGGGGATTGTATTGTAAGTTTTAACTTTGCGAATtactcttatttattattttgatatcttatcatttccttttcttctaggttttGCAAATCACATTAACTGTTTCTTTCTTCAGACACATCAAGAATAGAGTATATGCAAAAATGTGATCTCTGGACTTTAATTTACCCAGAAGAAACCAGCTAATTCTCAAAATAAGCACATTGTGTTCTtttactccaaaaaaaaaaaaaaattgaattacatTAATTAAGTTTAGAACTTATTCAAGTCATTGGTTATATGTAACATAGAATTATGGAATATTATAAGAAATCACTCCAtgaaattctcattttgtttttcaaaatatcaaaTTCTGCAGTTCAGAACTTTACCTTGAGTTATTTTCTGAATTCAAGGATGTCATTATATACACTGAATTCAAAATGTGAAGTATCACTATATGTTTTGAGTTTCCTATatagaaaagatatatatatgatGCTTAGAAAACACTAATTAAGTAAACAATTATAATATCTACCTTGCATTTGCAAATTTTAAGAAAACGATACTGATTtgt
It encodes the following:
- the TSPAN19 gene encoding tetraspanin-19 isoform X3, with protein sequence MLRKNKTLIFKYFLNLINGAFLVLGLLLLGFGAWLLLDRNIFFTALDKNNHLIVYIFQILTGTGSAIVLLCLLGYLGIRNEIRWLLILYAALLMWAFGVQVVLSGFIFTKKKEIHQVWHDKVDLIIAEYGSKDMPEDIPKWTFLNALQKTLQCCGQYNYTDWIKNKNKENSEQVPCSCTNSTLRKWFCDEPLNATYLEGCENKINTWYNANALTLTGINFGLLASEVLQITLTVSFFRHIKNRVYAKM